One part of the Lotus japonicus ecotype B-129 chromosome 2, LjGifu_v1.2 genome encodes these proteins:
- the LOC130736066 gene encoding uncharacterized protein LOC130736066 codes for MRGTVDRNSLLFDPEIEKTARKNRAQQRKQKQAKTMAETPEQIEARIRAEFEGRYDADYEARRIQRDRELEEQNARRSIREITTPDISFEFEGSIVPPTDVPENFQVPTHFMHLVSQHQFGGSILEDPYAHMATFTEQCTPLKKQGITLDTVRLMLFPFSLRDSAATWLRSQPPHSIVSWDDLAKKFTSKFFPATHTRKLKQEINSFLQMDQENLYEAWERFNELLRKCPSHNISLTDQVLIFYTALNDYTRDKLDTAAPGGAFDVLPTSEALEIINNLATRAMHSNNDRQNRKSVQEVETYDAVLASNKKLSQKMDAIVKRLDDCHVGNDDAKFDEEVKILTNPQNNPYSNTYNAGWRNHPNFYWGGQNKSTQSGDPRQYSNQRGHYQEQRQPPQQDEGAGKKNLEDIMGELAQTTKSFINESRNNFKNQEASIKNLENQVGQISKQLAERPPGMFPSNTVPNPKENISVVTLRSGKVMHEIEKKKDSEKNKNEVGNKSESEMISKEKEQSEDRLVNENKEKKTIPTGCGKIPFPNALVKKNLEKQFSKFLEVFKKLQINIPFSEALEQMPTYAKFMKDILSRRRKLSEESETIMLTEECSAILQKKLPPKLKDPGSFTISVDIEGLAVGTLQHFRL; via the coding sequence ATGCGAGGTACCGTTGATCGTAATTCCCTTCTTTTTGATCCTGAGATCGAGAAGACTGCTCGGAAGAATCGAGCTCAACAGAGAAAGCAAAAACAAGCAAAAACAATGGCTGAGACACCGGAACAGATTGAGGCGAGGATTCGAGCTGAATTTGAAGGGCGATATGATGCAGATTATGAAGCCCGGAGAATTCAGCGAGACAGAGAGTTAGAAGAACAAAATGCCAGGAGATCCATTAGGGAGATAACTACCCCTGACATAAGCTTTGAATTTGAGGGAAGTATTGTTCCACCTACTGATGTTCCAGAAAATTTCCAGGTGCCAACTCACTTCATGCACCTAGTGAGCCAACACCAATTTGGAGGGAGTATACTCGAAGATCCCTATGCTCATATGGCTACATTCACAGAGCAATGCACCCCATTGAAGAAACAGGGAATCACTCTAGACACAGTAAGGTTGATGTTGTTTCccttttccttaagggattctGCTGCCACTTGGTTGAGGTCTCAACCTCCACACAGTATTGTATCATGGGATGACCTAGCCAAGAAATTTACGTCAAAGTTTTTTCCAGCAACCCACACGAGGAAGTTAAAGCAAGAGATCAACTCCTTTCTCCAGATGGATCAAGAGAACTTATATGAGGCATGGGAACGGTTCAATGAGCTTCTAAGGAAATGCCCAAGCCATAATATTTCTCTTACTGATCaggtattaattttttataccgCATTGAATGACTATACCAGAGACAAATTAGATACTGCAGCTCCAGGTGGAGCTTTTGATGTTTTGCCCACTAGTGAAGCTTTAGAGATAATTAATAATCTAGCAACCAGAGCTATGCATTCCAACAACGACAGGCAGAACAGAAAAAGTGTTCAAGAAGTAGAGACATATGATGCAGTTCTAGCCTCAAATAAGAAGTTGTCTCAGAAAATGGATGCCATAGTGAAGCGTTTGGATGACTGCCATGTGGGCAATGATGATGCAAAATTCGATGAGGAGGTAAAAATACTTACTAACCCCCAAAATAATCCATATTCCAATACTTATAATGCAGGTTGGAGGAATCACCCCAACTTCTATTGGGGAGGGCAAAATAAGTCAACTCAATCAGGAGATCCAAGACAATATTCCAACCAGCGGGGTCATTATCAGGAGCAAAGGCAGCCACCTCAACAAGATGAAGGAGCTGGAAAGAAGAACTTGGAAGACATTATGGGGGAATTAGCCCAAACCACCAAGAGTTTCATCAATGAATCTCGCAATAATTTCAAGAACCAAGAGGCTTCAATAAAAAATCTGGAGAACCAGGTTGGTCAAATCTCAAAACAACTCGCTGAAAGACCTCCAGGTATGTTTCCTAGTAACACTGTGCCTAACCCCAAGGAAAATATATCTGTTGTTACTCTAAGAAGTGGGAAAGTGATGcatgaaattgaaaagaaaaaagatagtGAAAAGAATAAGAATGAGGTTGGAAATAAAAGTGAATCTGAAATGATAAGTAAGGAAAAAGAACAGAGTGAAGATAGGTTAGTGAATgagaataaagaaaagaaaacaattcCTACTGGTTGTGGAAAAATCCCTTTCCCCAATGCTTTAGTAAAAAAGAATTTggaaaaacaattttcaaaatttttagAAGTTTTCAAGAAGCTTCAAATTAACATTCCTTTTTCTGAAGCATTGGAGCAAATGCCCACTTATGCTAAATTCATGAAAGACATTTTGTCAAGGAGAAGAAAACTAAGTGAGGAGAGTGAAACTATAATGTTAACTGAGGAATGCAGTGCTATTCTACAAAAGAAGCTCCCTCCTAAACTGAAAGATCCTGGTAGCTTCACAATATCTGTTGACATAGAAGGTCTAGCCGTAGGAACACTACAACATTTTCGGCTTTAG